The following proteins are encoded in a genomic region of Mycolicibacterium rutilum:
- a CDS encoding acyl-CoA dehydrogenase family protein translates to MPDTHVVTNQVPPLEDYNPATSPVLTEALIREGGEWGLDEVTELGALSGSRQAQRWGELADRNQPILRTHDRYGHRVDEVEYDPAYHSLMTVAVGHGLHGAPWADDRPGAHVVRAAKTSVWTPEPGHICPISMTYAVVPALRHNPELAAVYEPLLTSRVYDPELKVPTTKAGITAGMSMTEKQGGSDVRAGTTEATPNGDGTYSLRGHKWFTSAPMCDIFLVLAQAPGGLSCFLLPRVLPDGTRNRMLLQRLKDKLGNHANASSEVEYDGAVAWLVGEEGRGVPTIIEMVNLTRLDCTLGSATSMRNGLARAIHHAQHRKAFGEYLIDQPLMRNVLADLAVEAEAATMVAMRMAGATDAAVRGDSREALLRRIGLAASKYWVCKRATPHAAEAMECLGGNGYVEESGMPRLYREAPLMGIWEGSGNVSALDTLRAMATRPECIDVLFDELGVTAGADPRLDAFVGALRPALGDLETIQYRARKVAEDISLALQGSLLVRHGHPAVAEAFLATRTGRAWGGAFGTLPTGLDLAPIIERALVKA, encoded by the coding sequence ATGCCAGACACGCACGTCGTCACCAATCAGGTCCCGCCGCTGGAGGACTACAACCCGGCCACCTCGCCGGTGCTGACCGAGGCGCTGATCCGCGAGGGCGGTGAGTGGGGGCTCGACGAGGTCACCGAACTGGGCGCGCTGTCGGGGTCGCGGCAGGCGCAGCGGTGGGGCGAGCTCGCCGACCGCAACCAGCCGATCCTGCGCACGCACGACCGCTACGGCCACCGCGTCGACGAGGTCGAGTACGACCCGGCGTACCACTCGCTGATGACGGTCGCGGTCGGGCACGGGCTGCACGGCGCGCCGTGGGCCGACGACCGCCCCGGCGCCCATGTCGTGCGGGCCGCCAAGACGTCGGTGTGGACACCCGAACCCGGCCACATCTGCCCGATCTCGATGACCTACGCCGTCGTCCCGGCGCTGCGGCACAACCCGGAGCTGGCCGCGGTGTACGAGCCCCTGCTGACCAGCCGCGTCTACGACCCCGAGTTGAAGGTGCCGACGACCAAGGCCGGCATCACCGCCGGCATGTCGATGACCGAGAAGCAGGGCGGCTCCGACGTGCGGGCGGGCACCACCGAGGCCACGCCCAACGGCGACGGGACGTACTCGCTGCGCGGGCACAAGTGGTTCACCTCGGCGCCGATGTGCGACATCTTCCTGGTGCTCGCGCAGGCGCCCGGCGGGTTGTCGTGCTTCCTGCTGCCGCGCGTGCTGCCCGACGGCACCCGCAACCGGATGTTGTTGCAGCGGCTCAAGGACAAGCTCGGCAACCACGCCAACGCCTCGTCGGAGGTGGAGTACGACGGCGCGGTGGCCTGGCTCGTCGGCGAAGAGGGCCGCGGTGTGCCGACGATCATCGAAATGGTCAACCTGACCCGGCTGGACTGCACGCTGGGCAGCGCGACGAGTATGCGCAACGGGTTGGCCCGCGCGATCCATCACGCGCAGCACCGAAAGGCGTTCGGCGAGTATCTGATCGACCAGCCGCTGATGCGCAACGTGCTGGCCGATCTGGCGGTCGAGGCGGAGGCGGCGACGATGGTGGCCATGCGGATGGCCGGCGCGACCGACGCGGCGGTGCGCGGGGATTCGCGTGAGGCGCTGCTGCGGCGCATCGGGCTGGCGGCCAGCAAGTACTGGGTGTGCAAGCGCGCCACCCCGCACGCGGCCGAGGCGATGGAATGCCTGGGCGGCAACGGCTACGTCGAGGAGTCGGGCATGCCGCGGCTGTACCGCGAAGCGCCGCTGATGGGCATCTGGGAGGGCTCGGGCAATGTCAGCGCGTTGGATACGTTGCGCGCCATGGCGACTCGACCGGAATGCATCGACGTGCTGTTCGACGAGCTGGGTGTGACGGCCGGTGCCGATCCGCGGCTGGACGCATTCGTCGGCGCGTTGCGGCCCGCACTGGGCGATCTCGAGACCATTCAGTACCGCGCCCGCAAGGTCGCCGAGGACATCAGCCTGGCGTTGCAGGGCTCGCTGCTGGTGCGCCACGGTCATCCGGCCGTCGCCGAGGCGTTCCTGGCCACCCGGACGGGCCGCGCGTGGGGCGGCGCGTTCGGGACGCTGCCGACGGGCCTGGACCTGGCCCCGATCATCGAGCGCGCGTTGGTGAAGGCGTGA
- a CDS encoding class I SAM-dependent methyltransferase yields MDLTLRESMARRLHRRSIVASTITLPAVPAMIDEYVQMCDSIFTAVGRKFSAEQLDNCRQVIAGQLAIAYERSPRSNIVISIEAPIGTVLNYHVKAEWYTVEGAYANWLSTREPPLFGTEPDARIWALAGEAATPAECPVLDIGAGTGRNALALARRGHPVDAVEMTADFADVIRADAQREHLDLRVLTRDIFTTADDLRADYQLILLSEVVSDFRSTAQLRALFELAAAQLAPGGRLVFNTFLARDGYEPDDAARELGQQVYTSIFTRDEMTAALGGLPLDLIADDSVFDYERANLPAGAWPPTSWYADWVSGRDLFDLAPEQSPVEMRWLVYGHRTG; encoded by the coding sequence ATGGACCTGACGCTTCGCGAGTCGATGGCGCGGCGGCTGCACCGCCGGTCCATCGTCGCCAGCACGATCACGCTGCCCGCCGTCCCCGCGATGATCGACGAGTACGTGCAGATGTGCGACAGCATTTTCACCGCGGTCGGCCGCAAGTTCTCCGCCGAACAGCTCGACAACTGCCGGCAGGTGATCGCCGGGCAGCTCGCGATCGCCTACGAACGCTCGCCGCGGTCCAACATCGTGATCTCGATCGAGGCGCCGATCGGCACCGTGCTCAACTACCACGTCAAGGCCGAGTGGTACACCGTCGAGGGCGCGTACGCGAACTGGCTGTCCACCCGCGAGCCGCCGCTGTTCGGCACCGAACCCGACGCGCGCATCTGGGCGCTGGCCGGCGAGGCCGCCACCCCTGCGGAGTGTCCGGTGCTCGACATCGGCGCCGGCACCGGGCGCAATGCGCTGGCGCTGGCGCGCCGCGGCCATCCCGTCGACGCCGTCGAGATGACCGCCGATTTCGCCGACGTCATCCGCGCCGACGCCCAGCGTGAGCACCTCGATCTGCGGGTGCTGACCCGCGACATCTTCACGACGGCCGACGACCTGCGCGCCGACTACCAGCTGATCCTGCTCTCGGAGGTGGTCTCGGACTTCCGCAGCACGGCCCAGTTGCGGGCGCTGTTCGAACTGGCCGCCGCACAGCTGGCGCCCGGCGGGCGGCTGGTGTTCAACACGTTCCTGGCCCGCGACGGCTACGAACCCGACGACGCCGCCCGCGAGCTGGGTCAGCAGGTCTACACCAGCATCTTCACCCGCGACGAAATGACCGCAGCGTTAGGCGGATTGCCGCTAGACCTGATCGCCGACGACTCGGTGTTCGACTACGAGCGCGCGAATCTGCCCGCCGGGGCATGGCCGCCGACCAGCTGGTACGCCGACTGGGTCAGCGGTCGGGACCTGTTCGATCTGGCACCGGAACAGTCGCCCGTCGAGATGCGCTGGCTCGTCTACGGGCATCGAACCGGTTGA
- a CDS encoding phosphatase PAP2 family protein: protein MSGLPEPVDKRARRLTILRRVAVLTWAVVIVYRTITTGFAFNRELVLLYIATGLLAASIGQGRKMLYVIRDWLPFALVLIAYDLSRGAADMIGRPTLWEWPVEVDRWLFAGTVPTVWLQEQLKQGHPPWWEIVLSCVYMSFFILPYVVAGVLWLRDREEWKAFVRLFVGLNFVGLLIYALVPAAPPWAAARCTPADVAGGPADARCMFRSARGVPDGGVLGAMQSSQDGANPWIERIVGRGWGNLNMHTASALLDAGQASVNLVAAIPSLHAGMTAAIAAFLWHRVHGAWRPLLAAYVLMMAFTLVYTAEHYVIDILLGWALAAAVILALNRFDARRRASASRRATVPVPDRTGPDR from the coding sequence CTGAGCGGGTTGCCCGAACCGGTCGACAAGCGCGCACGGCGGCTGACTATCCTGCGGCGCGTGGCGGTCCTGACCTGGGCCGTGGTGATCGTCTATCGCACCATCACAACGGGTTTCGCGTTCAACCGCGAACTGGTGTTGCTCTACATCGCCACCGGGTTGCTGGCCGCCAGCATCGGCCAGGGCCGAAAGATGCTCTACGTCATCCGGGACTGGCTGCCGTTCGCGCTGGTGCTGATCGCCTATGACCTGAGCCGGGGCGCCGCGGACATGATCGGGCGACCGACGCTGTGGGAGTGGCCGGTCGAGGTCGATCGCTGGCTGTTTGCCGGCACCGTGCCGACCGTGTGGCTGCAGGAGCAGCTCAAACAGGGCCATCCGCCGTGGTGGGAAATCGTCTTGAGCTGCGTCTACATGTCGTTCTTCATCCTGCCGTACGTGGTGGCCGGGGTGCTGTGGCTGCGTGACCGCGAGGAGTGGAAAGCATTCGTGCGCCTGTTCGTCGGGCTGAACTTCGTGGGCTTGCTCATCTACGCCCTGGTGCCGGCCGCGCCGCCGTGGGCAGCGGCCCGGTGCACACCGGCTGACGTCGCCGGCGGACCGGCCGACGCGCGCTGCATGTTCCGCTCGGCGCGCGGAGTGCCCGACGGCGGTGTCCTCGGGGCGATGCAGAGCAGTCAGGACGGGGCGAACCCGTGGATCGAGCGGATCGTCGGTCGCGGCTGGGGCAACCTGAACATGCATACCGCCAGCGCGCTGCTCGATGCGGGGCAAGCCAGCGTCAACCTGGTGGCAGCAATACCGTCGCTGCACGCCGGCATGACAGCGGCGATCGCAGCCTTCCTGTGGCACCGCGTGCACGGGGCGTGGCGTCCCCTGCTGGCGGCCTATGTGCTCATGATGGCGTTCACGTTGGTGTACACCGCCGAGCACTACGTCATCGACATCCTGCTGGGTTGGGCGCTGGCGGCGGCGGTGATCCTCGCGCTCAACCGGTTCGATGCCCGTAGACGAGCCAGCGCATCTCGACGGGCGACTGTTCCGGTGCCAGATCGAACAGGTCCCGACCGCTGA
- a CDS encoding deoxyribonuclease IV, translating into MLIGSHVHGDDPLAAAQADGADVVQFFLGNPQSWKKPKPREDADALRASSVPIYVHAPYLINVASANNRVRIPSRKILQDTCDAAADVGATAVIVHGGHADDNDMEAGFERWVKALDYLETDVPVYLENTAGGDHAMARHFDVIARLWDHIGDKGIGFCLDTCHAWAAGEALIDAVDRIKAITGRIDLVHCNDSRDAAGSGADRHANFGTGQIDPQLLVAVVEAADAPVICETADEGRKDDIAFLRDNLG; encoded by the coding sequence GTGCTCATTGGCTCGCACGTCCACGGTGACGACCCCCTCGCCGCTGCCCAAGCCGACGGCGCTGACGTCGTGCAGTTCTTCCTCGGCAACCCGCAAAGCTGGAAGAAGCCCAAACCCCGCGAGGACGCCGACGCGCTGCGTGCGTCCAGCGTCCCGATCTACGTCCACGCGCCGTACTTGATCAACGTCGCGTCGGCCAACAACCGGGTCCGCATCCCGTCGCGCAAGATCCTGCAGGACACCTGCGACGCAGCCGCCGACGTCGGCGCCACCGCGGTGATCGTGCACGGCGGCCACGCCGACGACAACGACATGGAGGCGGGCTTCGAGCGCTGGGTCAAGGCGCTGGACTACCTCGAGACCGATGTACCCGTCTATCTGGAGAACACCGCCGGCGGCGATCACGCGATGGCGCGGCACTTCGACGTCATCGCCCGGCTGTGGGACCACATCGGTGACAAAGGCATCGGGTTCTGCCTCGACACCTGCCACGCCTGGGCGGCCGGCGAGGCCCTGATCGACGCCGTCGACCGCATCAAGGCCATCACCGGCCGCATCGACCTGGTGCACTGCAACGACTCGCGCGACGCCGCCGGCTCGGGCGCCGACCGGCACGCCAACTTCGGCACCGGTCAAATCGACCCGCAGTTGCTGGTCGCGGTCGTCGAGGCGGCCGACGCCCCGGTGATCTGCGAAACCGCCGACGAGGGCCGCAAGGACGACATCGCGTTTCTTCGCGACAACCTCGGCTAG
- a CDS encoding TetR/AcrR family transcriptional regulator: MVPIGILTTVTTETPARGGRGARERLAATAAKLFYRNGINATGVEMVIQQAKVSKRTLYQHFSSKTELVENYLRMFDAEGTPMERPLDRTDLAPRERLLAIFDAPPVEQFRGCPFHNAAVESAGAWPTVDELVRTHKRRFAERLVAVAGEAGAADPYALGNQLLVLFEGATALATSLNDTAALLHARAAAAKLIDEAT, from the coding sequence ATGGTACCGATCGGTATACTCACAACCGTGACGACCGAGACGCCCGCGCGGGGTGGCCGGGGCGCGCGTGAGCGTCTCGCTGCCACCGCCGCCAAGCTGTTCTACCGCAACGGCATCAACGCCACCGGCGTCGAGATGGTCATCCAGCAGGCCAAGGTGTCCAAACGAACGCTCTATCAACATTTCTCGAGTAAGACCGAGCTCGTCGAGAACTACCTGCGGATGTTCGACGCGGAGGGCACGCCGATGGAGCGGCCCCTGGACCGGACCGACCTGGCTCCGCGTGAGCGGCTGTTGGCGATCTTCGACGCGCCTCCGGTCGAGCAGTTCCGCGGCTGCCCGTTCCACAACGCCGCGGTCGAGTCGGCCGGCGCCTGGCCCACCGTCGACGAGTTGGTCCGCACCCACAAACGCCGCTTCGCCGAGCGGCTCGTCGCGGTGGCCGGGGAGGCCGGTGCCGCCGACCCGTACGCGCTGGGCAACCAGCTGCTGGTGCTCTTCGAGGGTGCGACGGCGCTGGCGACCTCGCTGAACGACACCGCCGCGCTGCTGCACGCCCGCGCCGCCGCGGCGAAGCTCATCGACGAGGCGACCTGA
- a CDS encoding acyl-CoA thioesterase, with amino-acid sequence MTHPFEAAIDLRPGADHRLLGRTVPEYANMVGPFGGATAAALLHAIEQHPDRSGDPVALTVNFAAPVADGQFTIDTTLVRANRSNQHWTATMSQDDGVVSTATAVFGLRRDAWSGTEAVMPVVPEPGAVERSNGPEGVAFLQNYDLRFVEGRPPGDGIPRASSATTLWVRHAPGRVLDFSALAALSDIFYPRVYLRRGKPVPAGTISMTTYFHVDAAEVAELGDDFVLATAQGQQFARGYFDQTAQLWSRGGALLVTSNQTVYYKDSFGR; translated from the coding sequence ATGACCCACCCGTTCGAGGCGGCGATCGATCTGCGGCCCGGCGCCGATCACCGCCTGCTGGGTCGCACCGTCCCCGAGTACGCCAACATGGTGGGCCCGTTCGGCGGGGCAACCGCCGCCGCACTCCTGCATGCCATCGAGCAACACCCGGACCGGTCCGGTGATCCGGTCGCTCTCACCGTGAACTTCGCCGCCCCGGTCGCTGACGGGCAGTTCACGATCGACACCACGCTGGTTCGCGCCAACCGTTCCAATCAACACTGGACGGCCACGATGAGCCAGGACGACGGTGTGGTGTCAACGGCCACTGCGGTTTTCGGCCTACGCCGCGACGCCTGGTCGGGCACCGAGGCGGTGATGCCCGTCGTGCCGGAGCCAGGCGCGGTCGAGCGGTCGAACGGTCCGGAAGGCGTTGCGTTCCTGCAGAACTACGATCTGCGCTTCGTCGAGGGCCGGCCGCCCGGCGACGGTATTCCGCGGGCGTCGTCGGCGACGACTCTGTGGGTGCGTCACGCCCCGGGACGCGTCCTCGACTTCAGCGCTCTGGCAGCGCTTTCCGACATCTTCTATCCCCGGGTGTACCTGCGTCGCGGCAAGCCGGTGCCTGCGGGCACCATCTCGATGACGACGTACTTCCATGTGGACGCCGCCGAGGTCGCCGAACTGGGCGACGACTTCGTGCTCGCCACCGCGCAGGGCCAACAGTTCGCACGCGGTTACTTCGACCAGACCGCGCAGTTGTGGTCCCGCGGCGGCGCGCTGCTCGTGACCTCCAACCAGACCGTCTACTACAAAGACTCCTTCGGCCGGTGA
- a CDS encoding zinc-dependent alcohol dehydrogenase family protein, with product MQHLVLTKFGKPEDSVVLQDSPAPTPSWGQVSVRLEAAAINPSDLLLIRGKYLAHPTPPATIGAEGVGVVEQVGPGVDTAIVGKRVILLPTYEYGTWSQQVVVAETDVIEVPDAADPLQLAMVTINPATAHLLLERVDLKVGDWIGQTAANSAVGRLVVALARRRGLRTLNVVRREEAADEIRRAGGDAVLVSGPTLAADIARELGDQQLRLVLDPLGGDHAAELVGALEFGGTAITYGSLTGAPTGPSSAALFAKEVSYTGFWLGNWYSRAPRDEIAATLSHLAHLVADGDLSVPVEATYPLDEYLKAFTHAQATQRGGKVLFTFD from the coding sequence GTGCAGCATCTTGTGTTGACCAAGTTCGGCAAGCCCGAGGATTCGGTCGTACTCCAAGACAGTCCCGCACCGACGCCGAGCTGGGGTCAGGTGTCGGTCCGGCTCGAGGCCGCCGCGATCAACCCGTCGGATCTTTTACTGATTCGCGGGAAGTATCTCGCGCACCCGACACCGCCGGCCACGATCGGCGCCGAGGGCGTCGGCGTCGTCGAACAGGTCGGTCCCGGCGTGGACACCGCCATCGTCGGCAAGCGGGTGATCCTGTTGCCCACATACGAATACGGCACCTGGTCGCAGCAGGTCGTCGTCGCCGAGACCGACGTGATCGAGGTTCCCGACGCCGCCGACCCCCTGCAGTTGGCGATGGTGACGATCAACCCGGCGACCGCCCATCTTCTGCTGGAACGCGTGGACCTGAAGGTCGGCGACTGGATCGGCCAGACCGCGGCGAACTCGGCGGTCGGTCGGCTGGTGGTGGCGCTGGCCAGGCGACGAGGATTGAGAACGCTCAACGTGGTTCGCCGCGAAGAGGCCGCCGACGAGATCCGGCGGGCCGGCGGCGACGCCGTACTGGTGAGCGGTCCGACTCTGGCCGCCGACATCGCGCGCGAACTCGGCGATCAGCAGTTGCGGCTGGTGCTCGATCCCCTTGGCGGAGACCACGCGGCAGAGCTGGTCGGTGCGCTGGAGTTCGGCGGGACGGCGATCACCTACGGGTCGCTGACCGGCGCGCCGACGGGACCCTCGTCGGCCGCGCTGTTCGCCAAAGAGGTGTCCTACACCGGGTTTTGGCTCGGCAACTGGTACTCCCGGGCGCCGCGGGACGAGATCGCCGCGACGCTGTCGCACCTTGCTCACCTGGTGGCCGACGGTGACCTGTCGGTGCCGGTCGAGGCCACCTATCCCCTCGACGAGTACCTCAAGGCGTTCACACACGCGCAGGCCACCCAGCGCGGTGGCAAGGTCCTGTTCACCTTCGACTGA
- a CDS encoding NmrA family NAD(P)-binding protein has translation MTDNPILVTGATGRHGNTGEYLVRRLRDEGRTVRVLARTLGERTDRLVELGAEVVVGDLHDRRTLVPALADVDLAYFTYPIDAGVIPAAANYASAVREVGRHPRTVVMSMGPAHPDNLSNLGRAQWLAEQILEWAGLDLVILRVAALFHENLVVLHGDSVRERGLIRNSFGPEGVAWISGRDAAELSLAALLDPDRFTEAVYYPKGSEVFGHDDVAELLAELTDQRVRYEPVTRDEWRADLEHLARTHGENVVNPAMAQHISAVGHMVSQSGRTLPADGEALKALIGRAPITLREFLEANLDAFTGRQPA, from the coding sequence ATGACCGACAACCCGATCCTGGTGACCGGTGCGACCGGCCGCCACGGCAACACCGGCGAGTACCTGGTGCGCCGGTTGCGCGACGAGGGCCGCACGGTGCGAGTGCTGGCCCGCACGCTGGGCGAGCGCACCGATCGGCTCGTCGAATTGGGCGCCGAGGTCGTCGTCGGCGACCTGCACGACCGCCGGACTCTGGTGCCCGCCCTGGCCGATGTCGACCTGGCGTACTTCACCTATCCGATCGATGCCGGCGTCATCCCGGCAGCTGCGAACTACGCCTCGGCCGTTCGCGAGGTCGGGCGCCATCCGCGAACCGTGGTGATGTCGATGGGTCCGGCCCACCCCGACAACCTCAGCAATCTCGGTCGCGCGCAATGGCTCGCCGAGCAGATCCTCGAGTGGGCCGGCCTCGACCTGGTGATCCTGCGCGTCGCCGCGCTGTTCCACGAGAACCTCGTCGTCCTGCACGGCGACTCGGTCCGCGAACGCGGGCTCATCCGTAATTCGTTCGGGCCCGAGGGCGTCGCCTGGATCAGCGGCCGCGACGCCGCGGAGTTGAGTTTGGCCGCACTGCTCGATCCCGATCGTTTCACCGAGGCCGTCTACTACCCCAAGGGATCGGAAGTGTTCGGCCACGACGACGTCGCCGAACTCCTCGCCGAGCTCACCGACCAGCGCGTGCGCTACGAACCCGTCACGCGGGACGAGTGGCGCGCCGACCTGGAACACCTGGCCCGAACTCACGGCGAGAACGTCGTCAACCCGGCGATGGCGCAACACATTTCGGCCGTCGGGCACATGGTGTCGCAAAGCGGCCGGACGCTGCCCGCCGATGGTGAGGCGCTCAAGGCCCTCATCGGCCGTGCCCCGATCACCCTGCGGGAGTTCCTCGAGGCCAACCTCGACGCGTTCACCGGGCGCCAGCCCGCCTGA